The following coding sequences are from one Catharus ustulatus isolate bCatUst1 chromosome 30, bCatUst1.pri.v2, whole genome shotgun sequence window:
- the LOC117008816 gene encoding claw keratin-like isoform X2, with translation MSCSSLCVPSCGVATPAPLADTCNEPCVRQCPDSTVVIQPPASVVTFPGPILSSFPQQSAVGSAGAPYVGAGSGGAFGSRGGYGGYGGFGGYGGFGGYGGFGGYGGYGGYGGYGGYGSCGTGGWSSGHRYLNGNCGPC, from the exons atgtcctgctccagcctgtgcGTGCCCAGCTGCGGGGTGGCCACCCCGGCCCCTCTGGCTGACACCTGCAACGAGCCCTGCGTGCGACAGTGCCCCGACTCCACGGTGGTGATCCAGCCCCCGGCCTCGGTGGTCACCTTCCCCGggcccatcctcagctccttcccgCAGCAGAGCGCCGTGGGCTCGGCAGGAGCTCCCTACGTGGGAGCCGGCTCCGGTGGCGCCTTCGGAAGCCGCGGTGGCTACGGAGGCTATGGAGGATTTGGTGGCTACGGAGGATTTGGTGGCTACGGAGGATTTGGTGGCTACGGGG GCTATGGAGGCTATGGAGGCTATGGGGGCTATGGCAGCTGTGGCACcgggggctggagcagtggcCACCGCTACCTCAATGGCAACTGCGGGCCCTGCTAA
- the LOC117008661 gene encoding PE-PGRS family protein PE_PGRS5-like produces the protein MSCSSLCVPSCGVATPAPLADTCNEPCVRQCPDSTVVIQPPASVVTFPGPILSSFPQQSAVGSAGAPYVGGGFGGSSGRRGGSGGYGGFGGYGGFGGYGGFGGSCGGSRSFGGWGSGGSGGSGGFGTVLGGFGRVRGFGSHHPQLARPGNLGHAAGIAAIPCPFHGPEERQPSPVADVGLAAAAEDGEEFLQEPRDPFPVASEALGMSRGPCAGRARPAGRDVVPRARGIAHPRLEHTEPRVPGPRGTARGIAEPGAHPGDRGSGEKGG, from the exons atgtcctgctccagcctgtgcGTCCCCAGCTGCGGGGTGGCCACCCCGGCCCCTCTGGCTGACACCTGCAACGAGCCCTGCGTGCGGCAGTGCCCCGACTCCACGGTGGTGATCCAGCCCCCGGCCTCGGTGGTCACCTTCCCCGggcccatcctcagctccttcccgCAGCAGAGCGCCGTGGGCTCGGCAGGAGCTCCCTACGTCGGAGGCGGCTTCGGCGGCTCCTCTGGACGCCGTGGGGGCTCCGGGGGCTAcggaggatttgggggttatGGAGGCTTCGGAGGTTATGGAGGCTTCGGGGGCAGCTGCGGCGGTTCCAGGTCCTTCGGGGGCT GGGGTTCGGGGGGTTCGGGGGGTTCGGGAGGGTTTGGGACGGTTCTGGGGGGCTTCGGGAGGGTTCGGGGATTCGGGAG CCACCACCCCCAGCTGGCCAGACCGGGCAACCTGGGCCATGCAGCGGGGATCGCTGCCATTCCCTGCCCCTTCCACGGCCCCGAGGAgcgccagcccagcccagtaGCTGATGTGGGCTTGGCTGCTGCGGCTGAGGATGGAGAAGAGTTTCTGCAGGAACCTCGTGATCCCTTCCCCGTGGCCAGCGAGGCTCTGGGCATGTCCCGCGGTCCCTGTGCCGGCAGAGCACGGCCAGCCGGGCGGGATGTGGTGCCCAGAGCCCGCGGGATCGCACATCCTCGGCTGGAACACACGGAGCCCAGGGTGCCCGGCCCCAGGGGCACTGCCCGGGGCATTGCAGAGCCCGGTGCGCACCCGGGAGATCGGGGCAGCGGGGAAAAGGGAGGCTGA
- the LOC117008820 gene encoding claw keratin-like isoform X1: MSCSSLCVPSCGVATPAPLADTCNEPCVRQCPDSTVVIQPPASVVTFPGPILSSFPQQSAVGSAGAPYVGAGSGGAFGSRAGYGGFGGYGGFGGYGGYGSRYGYGGWGYGGRGGYGGWGCGGYGGYGGYGGYGSCGTGGWSSGHRYLNGNCGPC, from the coding sequence atgtcctgctccagcctgtgcGTCCCCAGCTGCGGGGTGGCCACCCCGGCCCCTCTGGCTGACACCTGCAACGAGCCCTGCGTGCGGCAGTGCCCCGACTCCACGGTGGTGATCCAGCCCCCGGCCTCGGTGGTCACCTTCCCCGggcccatcctcagctccttcccgCAGCAGAGCGCCGTGGGCTCGGCAGGAGCTCCCTACGTGGGAGCCGGCTCCGGTGGCGCCTTTGGAAGCCGTGCTGGCTACGGAGGATTTGGTGGCTACGGAGGATTCGGAGGCTACGGGGGTTATGGAAGCCGTTATGGTTACGGGGGTTGGGGCTATGGAGGCCGTGGGGGCTACGGGGGATGGGGCTGTGGAGGCTACGGAGGCTATGGAGGCTATGGGGGCTATGGCAGCTGTGGCACcgggggctggagcagtggcCACCGCTACCTCAATGGCAACTGCGGGCCCTGCTAA
- the LOC117008826 gene encoding claw keratin-like codes for MSCSSLCVPSCGVATPAPLADTCNEPCVRQCPDSTVVIQPPASVVTFPGPILSSFPQQSAVGSAGAPYVGGGFGGSSGRRGGYGGFGGSGGYGGFGGYGGFGGSCGGSRSFGGSCGPC; via the coding sequence atgtcctgctccagcctgtgcGTGCCCAGCTGCGGGGTGGCCACCCCGGCCCCTCTGGCTGACACCTGCAACGAGCCCTGCGTGCGGCAGTGCCCCGACTCCACGGTGGTGATCCAGCCCCCGGCCTCGGTGGTCACCTTCCCCGggcccatcctcagctccttcccgCAGCAGAGCGCCGTGGGCTCGGCAGGAGCTCCCTACGTCGGAGGCGGCTTCGGCGGCTCCTCTGGACGCCGTGGGGGCTATGGGGGCTTTGGGGGCTCCGGGGGCtatggaggatttgggggttatGGAGGCTTCGGCGGCAGCTGCGGCGGTTCCAGGTCCTTCGGGGGCTCCTGCGGGCCCTGCTAA
- the LOC117008816 gene encoding claw keratin-like isoform X3, which translates to MSCSSLCVPSCGVATPAPLADTCNEPCVRQCPDSTVVIQPPASVVTFPGPILSSFPQQSAVGSAGAPYVGAGSGGAFGSRGGYGGYGGFGGYGGFGGYGGFGGYGGYGGYGGYGSCGTGGWSSGHRYLNGNCGPC; encoded by the exons atgtcctgctccagcctgtgcGTGCCCAGCTGCGGGGTGGCCACCCCGGCCCCTCTGGCTGACACCTGCAACGAGCCCTGCGTGCGACAGTGCCCCGACTCCACGGTGGTGATCCAGCCCCCGGCCTCGGTGGTCACCTTCCCCGggcccatcctcagctccttcccgCAGCAGAGCGCCGTGGGCTCGGCAGGAGCTCCCTACGTGGGAGCCGGCTCCGGTGGCGCCTTCGGAAGCCGCGGTGGCTACGGAGGCTATGGAGGATTTGGTGGCTACGGAGGATTTGGTGGCTACGGAGGATTTGGTGGCTACGGGG GCTATGGAGGCTATGGGGGCTATGGCAGCTGTGGCACcgggggctggagcagtggcCACCGCTACCTCAATGGCAACTGCGGGCCCTGCTAA
- the LOC117008820 gene encoding claw keratin-like isoform X4 has product MSCSSLCVPSCGVATPAPLADTCNEPCVRQCPDSTVVIQPPASVVTFPGPILSSFPQQSAVGSAGAPYVGAGSGGAFGSRAGYGGFGGYGGFGGYGGYGSRYGYGGYGGYGGYGSCGTGGWSSGHRYLNGNCGPC; this is encoded by the exons atgtcctgctccagcctgtgcGTCCCCAGCTGCGGGGTGGCCACCCCGGCCCCTCTGGCTGACACCTGCAACGAGCCCTGCGTGCGGCAGTGCCCCGACTCCACGGTGGTGATCCAGCCCCCGGCCTCGGTGGTCACCTTCCCCGggcccatcctcagctccttcccgCAGCAGAGCGCCGTGGGCTCGGCAGGAGCTCCCTACGTGGGAGCCGGCTCCGGTGGCGCCTTTGGAAGCCGTGCTGGCTACGGAGGATTTGGTGGCTACGGAGGATTCGGAGGCTACGGGGGTTATGGAAGCCGTTATG GCTACGGAGGCTATGGAGGCTATGGGGGCTATGGCAGCTGTGGCACcgggggctggagcagtggcCACCGCTACCTCAATGGCAACTGCGGGCCCTGCTAA
- the LOC117008820 gene encoding claw keratin-like isoform X3: MSCSSLCVPSCGVATPAPLADTCNEPCVRQCPDSTVVIQPPASVVTFPGPILSSFPQQSAVGSAGAPYVGAGSGGAFGSRAGYGGFGGYGGFGGYGGYGSRYGYGGYGGYGGYGGYGSCGTGGWSSGHRYLNGNCGPC; this comes from the exons atgtcctgctccagcctgtgcGTCCCCAGCTGCGGGGTGGCCACCCCGGCCCCTCTGGCTGACACCTGCAACGAGCCCTGCGTGCGGCAGTGCCCCGACTCCACGGTGGTGATCCAGCCCCCGGCCTCGGTGGTCACCTTCCCCGggcccatcctcagctccttcccgCAGCAGAGCGCCGTGGGCTCGGCAGGAGCTCCCTACGTGGGAGCCGGCTCCGGTGGCGCCTTTGGAAGCCGTGCTGGCTACGGAGGATTTGGTGGCTACGGAGGATTCGGAGGCTACGGGGGTTATGGAAGCCGTTATGGTTACGGGG GCTACGGAGGCTATGGAGGCTATGGGGGCTATGGCAGCTGTGGCACcgggggctggagcagtggcCACCGCTACCTCAATGGCAACTGCGGGCCCTGCTAA
- the LOC117008820 gene encoding claw keratin-like isoform X2 codes for MSCSSLCVPSCGVATPAPLADTCNEPCVRQCPDSTVVIQPPASVVTFPGPILSSFPQQSAVGSAGAPYVGAGSGGAFGSRAGYGGFGGYGGFGGYGGRGGYGGWGCGGYGGYGGYGGYGSCGTGGWSSGHRYLNGNCGPC; via the exons atgtcctgctccagcctgtgcGTCCCCAGCTGCGGGGTGGCCACCCCGGCCCCTCTGGCTGACACCTGCAACGAGCCCTGCGTGCGGCAGTGCCCCGACTCCACGGTGGTGATCCAGCCCCCGGCCTCGGTGGTCACCTTCCCCGggcccatcctcagctccttcccgCAGCAGAGCGCCGTGGGCTCGGCAGGAGCTCCCTACGTGGGAGCCGGCTCCGGTGGCGCCTTTGGAAGCCGTGCTGGCTACGGAGGATTTGGTGGCTACGGAGGATTCGGAGGCTACGGGG GCCGTGGGGGCTACGGGGGATGGGGCTGTGGAGGCTACGGAGGCTATGGAGGCTATGGGGGCTATGGCAGCTGTGGCACcgggggctggagcagtggcCACCGCTACCTCAATGGCAACTGCGGGCCCTGCTAA
- the LOC117008816 gene encoding claw keratin-like isoform X1 → MSCSSLCVPSCGVATPAPLADTCNEPCVRQCPDSTVVIQPPASVVTFPGPILSSFPQQSAVGSAGAPYVGAGSGGAFGSRGGYGGYGGFGGYGGFGGYGGFGGYGGWGYGGRGGYGGWGCGGYGGYGGYGGYGSCGTGGWSSGHRYLNGNCGPC, encoded by the coding sequence atgtcctgctccagcctgtgcGTGCCCAGCTGCGGGGTGGCCACCCCGGCCCCTCTGGCTGACACCTGCAACGAGCCCTGCGTGCGACAGTGCCCCGACTCCACGGTGGTGATCCAGCCCCCGGCCTCGGTGGTCACCTTCCCCGggcccatcctcagctccttcccgCAGCAGAGCGCCGTGGGCTCGGCAGGAGCTCCCTACGTGGGAGCCGGCTCCGGTGGCGCCTTCGGAAGCCGCGGTGGCTACGGAGGCTATGGAGGATTTGGTGGCTACGGAGGATTTGGTGGCTACGGAGGATTTGGTGGCTACGGGGGTTGGGGCTATGGAGGCCGTGGGGGCTACGGTGGATGGGGCTGTGGAGGCTATGGAGGCTATGGAGGCTATGGGGGCTATGGCAGCTGTGGCACcgggggctggagcagtggcCACCGCTACCTCAATGGCAACTGCGGGCCCTGCTAA